One Streptomyces dangxiongensis genomic window, GCTGTTGCAGACGCCGGGGTACGCGCGGGAGGTGCTGGCGGCGGGTGGGCTGAAGGGGCGGGAACTGGAGCAGCAGATCGAAGCCCGGATGGGGCGGCGCGAGTTGCTGGAGGGAGAGGATACTCCGCGGTTTCGGACGATCCTCTCCGAGGCGGTGCTCCGTATGGCGCTGCTGGACGCGGACGCGTGGCGCGGGCAGTTGCAGCACTTGGCCGAGGTGGCGGGACGGCCGAACTTCGTGGTCCAGGTACTGCCGTTCAGTGCGGGCCCGTACGGTCTTGATAGCACTGACGTGTGGTTTCTGCGGTTGCCTGATGGACGTACCGTGGCATACACGGAGAACGCGCACCGAGGCGAACTGATCGAGGACAGCACGGCAGTTGAGAAACTGCAAGGCGCTTACGATGCAGTGCGTGACCTGGCGCTGTCCCCAGCCGAGTCGCGGAAGTTCGTCCTGCGCATGTTGGAGGAAGTACCGTGCGAACCATCGACGTGAGTGCCCTGACCTGGCGCAAGAGTTCCTACAGCAACTCGGACGGCGGCGCGTGCATCGAGGTCTCCGACGACTTCGGCGCCGTCGTGCCGGTGCGGGACAGCAAGGTTGCCCACGGGCCGGTGCTCATGTTCCCGGCCGACGGCTGGACCTCCTTCGTCGCGGCCGTCAGGAACAATCGTCTCGGCTACTGACGCTGAACCTCGACGCCACCCGGGGGCGCGGTGACCCGGCACCGCGCCCCAGAGGAACCCTGTCTCAGAGCGTGCTGTCGTCCCCTTGGCTGCGTACGATCTCCTTGACCTTGGCCATGGCGTACCCCCAGCCCTGCTCGACCGTCGGCTTGGCCGGCACCGCGATCTCGTCCGGGTTGGTGAGCACGTCGAGCAGGACGGGCCCAGGGGTGTCGAAGGCCTGGCGTACGGCCTTCTCCAGCTCGGCCGGGTCGGTCACGCGGATGCCGGGGATGCCCATGGCCGTGGCGACGGCGGCGAAGTCAGGGTTGTCCAGGACGGTGCCGAACTCGGGGAGCCCGGCCTGTTCCTGTTCCAGCTTGACCATGCCCAGGCGGCGGTTGTCGAAGACGACGAGCTTCACGGGGAGGTTGTGCGTCTTGAGTGTCATGAGGTCGCCGAGGAGCATGCTCAGCCCGCCGTCCCCGCAGAAGGCCACGACCTGCCGCTCACGGTCCAGGCACTGGGCGCCCAGCGCCTGGGGCATCGCGTTGGCCATCGAGCCGAGGTTGTAGGAACCGATGAGCTGCCGCTGACCGCGCATCTCGACGAAACGCGAGAGCCACACCGTCGCCATGCCGGTGTCGGAGGTGAAGACGGTGTCGTCGTCGGCCAGCCGGTCCACCACGGCCGCCAGCGCCTCCGGCCGGATGTCGTGGGTGCGGTTGTCGAGCGAGGAGCGGATGCGTCCGATCAGGCGCTTGTCGTGCGCCGGGTCGGCCAGTCGGGCCTGGCTCTCACTCCACTGCTGGAAACGCTCCCGTGCCTTGTCGAGGTGCGAGCGGTCCCGCGCGCCGTCCGTGTCGGCGGGCGGGGCGGCGAGGTGGGTGAGCAGGTCCCGGACGGTCACGCCGGTGTCGCCGACCAGACCGATGTCGACCGGTACGCGCCGCCCGATGTGGGCCGCCTCGGTGTCCACCTGGATGACGGTCTTCCCCTCCGGATACCAGTCCCGGTAGGGGAAGTCGGTTCCCAGGAGCAGCAGGGTGTCCGCGTCGTTCAGGGCCGACGCGGCGGCCGGGTTGCCGATCAGTCCGGTCTGGCCGACCTGGAACGGGTTGGTGTCGCCCTCGAAGCCCTCCTTGGCCTTGAGGGTGAGCACCATCGGCGCGGCGAGCCGGTCGGCGAGGGTCAGCACGTCCTCGCGCGCGCCGCGCGCGCCCCGTCCGACGAGCAGCGTGACCCGTTCCGAGCCGTCCAGGACTTCGGCGGCCCGGCGCACGGCGGACTCCTCCGGCCGGCTGAGCGGAGCGTTGAGGGAGAACCTGGCCGGGCGGTCCGTGTCCAGTTCGCGTTCGCCCAGGTCACCGGGGACGGTGAGGACGGCGACCCCCTTGCGGCCCAGGGCGTGGCGGACCGCCGTCTCGAGCATCTGCG contains:
- a CDS encoding DUF397 domain-containing protein, whose amino-acid sequence is MRTIDVSALTWRKSSYSNSDGGACIEVSDDFGAVVPVRDSKVAHGPVLMFPADGWTSFVAAVRNNRLGY
- a CDS encoding helix-turn-helix domain-containing protein — encoded protein: MSQRRVVTGRSQEPRQRFAEELRTLRTGSGTSLRQLGERLGWDWSLFGKMEKGETLGSPEVVQALDTHYGTPGLLLALWELAAGDHTQFRERYRRYMALEAKAVSLWHFAVSVLPGLLQTPGYAREVLAAGGLKGRELEQQIEARMGRRELLEGEDTPRFRTILSEAVLRMALLDADAWRGQLQHLAEVAGRPNFVVQVLPFSAGPYGLDSTDVWFLRLPDGRTVAYTENAHRGELIEDSTAVEKLQGAYDAVRDLALSPAESRKFVLRMLEEVPCEPST
- a CDS encoding thiamine pyrophosphate-dependent enzyme; this translates as MARTVARVIVDALSELGVRQVFGVVGDALNPLTDAIRTTEDLEWVGCRHEEAAAFAASAQSQLSGTLGVCMGTVGPGSVHLLNGLYDAAKSHTPVLAIAGQVPLPELGTDYFQEVDNDALFSDVAVFRATITSPDQLPQMLETAVRHALGRKGVAVLTVPGDLGERELDTDRPARFSLNAPLSRPEESAVRRAAEVLDGSERVTLLVGRGARGAREDVLTLADRLAAPMVLTLKAKEGFEGDTNPFQVGQTGLIGNPAAASALNDADTLLLLGTDFPYRDWYPEGKTVIQVDTEAAHIGRRVPVDIGLVGDTGVTVRDLLTHLAAPPADTDGARDRSHLDKARERFQQWSESQARLADPAHDKRLIGRIRSSLDNRTHDIRPEALAAVVDRLADDDTVFTSDTGMATVWLSRFVEMRGQRQLIGSYNLGSMANAMPQALGAQCLDRERQVVAFCGDGGLSMLLGDLMTLKTHNLPVKLVVFDNRRLGMVKLEQEQAGLPEFGTVLDNPDFAAVATAMGIPGIRVTDPAELEKAVRQAFDTPGPVLLDVLTNPDEIAVPAKPTVEQGWGYAMAKVKEIVRSQGDDSTL